In a single window of the Rhopalosiphum padi isolate XX-2018 chromosome 1, ASM2088224v1, whole genome shotgun sequence genome:
- the LOC132930205 gene encoding PH and SEC7 domain-containing protein isoform X2: MAVEISVTLSRPEMPSGLGFSLLGIADCPPVIYDIIENTPAAECAQIEVGDVIIKINNEDVQTCTIKEVLKCLRLAQNPIILKLVRDPAIKNKVHDKLAEDGNSPQLLLRDIDSPPPPPQHHPPPLEMVTRTNTNKIEAPKYEAFMMTGERVIKMSKNSQVSLLPKRDRKVDCLVKNGGPKKFQKVNSNSVPSSPVENDRPNIAKPNSGNTSPVSPPPTNMSNYKRGSRSEDPLRSNSEYPMSSTTSIDTEDEDITSSCNTLLNTNIKPLEMEDKRVLWTYNAGHVPDETSASCNSLQKVLSPTSPTSISSSIMSSPSDRRRPAKGSFRGNSHPTSSHSNISSPDFQDTADSDFLINSRELEVSDPSDSDSTIVASEPKIRKRSTEGQYTYYDNHTDHRIVIQVKGPEKTNLVKDNENNNRYYNDKENISNNEHQDFKDEEEVQHLLALMEGAAQLANSVTNNDEHWTQNEDFDSDSLHSFHYSPKAVDMPSAVRLAKRLFYLEGFKKSDVSRHLSKNNEFSRAVAEEYLKYFDFKGNSLDLALRHFLKQFSLTGETQERERVLVHFSKRFLDCNPQCFNSQDAVHTLTCAIMLLNTDLHGQMIGRKMTCNEFIENLAGLNDNEHFPRDVLKSLYMAIKSNPLEWASDDDLDENQLKNAIASQPIDGLGNKIPGQIGKSGGSYDENVMTQALEYKKGYVMRKCCMEANGKKTARGKRSWKMYYCTLRDLILYLHKDDSGFRKSQISDSIHNAIHIHHGLATKATDYTKKQHVFRLVTADQAEYLFQTSDSKELDSWINTINFVCASFSAPRLPSAVGNQKKFQRPLLPSAPTKLNLREQLREHEDTLRQLEVELDIHKKKPPERGTKNITLQFYKEKESHLLEEFKRYKTYVYLLRSKMIQHPEYDSSTALMETDDETEVVSVNEQNSSLPTSNRSIDA; encoded by the exons ATGGCCGTCGAGATTTCGGTTACTTTGTCCCGACCGGAAATGCCTTCGGGACTGGGATTTTCTTTGCTCGGTATCGCCGACTGCCCGCCGGTCATCTACGACATCATCGAGAACACGCCAGCTGCCGAATGCGCTCAG atTGAAGTTGGTGATGTTatcataaagataaataatgaaGATGTGCAAACATGTACAATAAAAGaag TATTGAAATGCTTGAGATTAGCACAAAACCCCATTATTTTGAAACTAGTCAGAG ATCctgctattaaaaataaagtacatgATAAACTGGCTGAAGATGGAAACTCTCCTCAATTATTACTACGTGATATAGATTCCCCACCACCTCCACCACAACATCATCCACCACCATTAGAAATGGTTACtagaacaaatacaaataaaattgaagCCCCTAAATATGAAGCATTTATGATGACTGGTGAGAGAGTTAtcaaaatgtctaaaaatagtcag gtctCTTTATTACCAAAGAGGGATCGAAAAGTTGATTGTTTGGTAAAAAATGGTGGCccaaaaaaattccaaaaagtaAATTCAAATTCTGTTCCTAGTAGTCCTGTCGAAAATGATCGACCAAACATAGCAAAACCTAATTCTGGAAATACATCACCAGTTTCCCCTCCTCCTACAAATATGTCCAACTATAAACGTGGCTCTCGTTCTGAAGATCCTTTACGTTCAAATTCTGAGTACCCAATGTCTTCTACTACGAGTATTGATACTGAAGACGAAGATATTACATCTTCTTGTAACAccttattaaatactaatataaaaccaCTTGAAATGGAAGACAAAAGAGTGTTGTGGACATATAATGCTGGTCATGTTCCTGATGAAACATCAGCTTCTTGCAATTCCCTCCAAAAAGTTCTATCACCTACGTCACCAACATCCATATCCTCATCAATAATGTCATCACCTTCTGACCGGCGACGACCAGCCAAGGGATCATTCCGTGGCAACAGTCATCCAACTAGCAGTCATTCAAATATATCAAGTCCTGACTTCCAAGACACTGCAGATTCAGATTTCTTGATTAACTCACGTGAATTAGAGGTGTCAGATCCTAGTGACAGTGATTCAACTATTGTAGCAAGCGAACCAAAGATAAGAAAGCGATCTACAGAAGGACAgtacacatattatgataatcatACAGACCATCGAATTGTCATACAGGTAAAAGGTccagaaaaaacaaatttagttaaagacaatgaaaataataacagataTTACAATGACAAAGAAAATATTAGTAACAATGAACATCAAGATTTTAAA gacGAAGAAGAAGTTCAACATTTATTAGCATTAATGGAAGGTGCAGCTCAGTTGGCTAATTCTGTTACCAATAATGATGAGCACTGGACACAAAACGAAGATTTTGATTCTGATAGCTTACATAGTTTTCATTATTCGCCTAAAGCTGTGGATATGCCCTCGGCAGTAAGACTTGCCAAAcgcttattttatttagaaggATTCAAAAAAAGTGATGTATCTCGACATTtaagtaaaaa TAACGAATTCAGTAGAGCAGTTGCTGAAgaatatttgaagtattttgattttaaaggaAATTCGTTAGATTTGGCATTAAGGCATTTTTTGAAACAATTCAGTTTGACCGGAGAAACCCAAGAAAGAGAAAGAGTGTTAGTCCATTTTTCCAAACGGTTTTTGGACTGCAATCCTCAATGTTTCAACTCTcaag atgctGTTCATACATTAACTTGCGCCATTATGCTATTAAATACAGATTTACATGGCCAAATGATTGGACGTAAAATGACATGTAATGAATTTATCGAAAACCTAGCTGGTTTAAATGATAATGAACATTTTCCACGTGACGTTCTTAAATCATTGTACATGGCTATTAAGTCTAATCCTCTTGAGTGGGCAAG tgATGATGATTTGGATGAAAATCAACTAAAAAACGCAATTGCTAGTCAGCCAATTGATGGTCTTGGAAATAAAATTCCTGGCCAAATAGGCAAAAGTGGGGGAAGTTATGATGAAAATGTCATGACTCAAGCTTTAGAGTATAAAAAAGGATATGTGATGAGAAAATGTTGCATGGAAGCCAATGGAAAGAAAA CTGCAAGAGGAAAACGTAGTTGGAAAATGTACTATTGCACATTACGTGATCTAATTCTTTATTTACATAAAGATGATTCTGGATTTAGAAAATCTCAAATTAGTGATAGTATTCATAATGCAATACATATACATCATGGCCTAGCTACTAAAGCTACAGactatacaaaaaaacaacatGTGTTTAGACTTGTTACTGCTGATCAAGcagaatatttatttcaaactag tgATTCTAAGGAATTGGATTCAtggataaatacaattaattttgtatgtgCCAGTTTTTCTGCACCACGATTGCCAAGTGCTGTTGGAAATCAGAAAAAATTCCAAAGGCCATTATTACCATCAGCtccaacaaaattaaatttg cggGAACAACTTCGTGAACATGAAGATACTTTGCGACAACTAGAAGTAGAACTTGACATACATAAAAAGAAACCGCCAGAACGTGGGACTAAAAACATcacattacaattttataaagaaaaggAATCACATTTATTAGAAGAA tttaagCGTTATAAAACATATGTCTACTTGTTGAGATCTAAAATGATTCAACACCCAGAGTATGACTCAAGTACTGCGTTAATGGAGACTGATGATGAAACAGAAGTGGTATCTGTTAATGAACAAAACAGTTCATTACCTACTTCAAACAG GAGTATCGATGCTTGA
- the LOC132930205 gene encoding PH and SEC7 domain-containing protein isoform X1 → MAVEISVTLSRPEMPSGLGFSLLGIADCPPVIYDIIENTPAAECAQIEVGDVIIKINNEDVQTCTIKEVLKCLRLAQNPIILKLVRDPAIKNKVHDKLAEDGNSPQLLLRDIDSPPPPPQHHPPPLEMVTRTNTNKIEAPKYEAFMMTGERVIKMSKNSQVSLLPKRDRKVDCLVKNGGPKKFQKVNSNSVPSSPVENDRPNIAKPNSGNTSPVSPPPTNMSNYKRGSRSEDPLRSNSEYPMSSTTSIDTEDEDITSSCNTLLNTNIKPLEMEDKRVLWTYNAGHVPDETSASCNSLQKVLSPTSPTSISSSIMSSPSDRRRPAKGSFRGNSHPTSSHSNISSPDFQDTADSDFLINSRELEVSDPSDSDSTIVASEPKIRKRSTEGQYTYYDNHTDHRIVIQVKGPEKTNLVKDNENNNRYYNDKENISNNEHQDFKDEEEVQHLLALMEGAAQLANSVTNNDEHWTQNEDFDSDSLHSFHYSPKAVDMPSAVRLAKRLFYLEGFKKSDVSRHLSKNNEFSRAVAEEYLKYFDFKGNSLDLALRHFLKQFSLTGETQERERVLVHFSKRFLDCNPQCFNSQDAVHTLTCAIMLLNTDLHGQMIGRKMTCNEFIENLAGLNDNEHFPRDVLKSLYMAIKSNPLEWASDDDLDENQLKNAIASQPIDGLGNKIPGQIGKSGGSYDENVMTQALEYKKGYVMRKCCMEANGKKTARGKRSWKMYYCTLRDLILYLHKDDSGFRKSQISDSIHNAIHIHHGLATKATDYTKKQHVFRLVTADQAEYLFQTSDSKELDSWINTINFVCASFSAPRLPSAVGNQKKFQRPLLPSAPTKLNLREQLREHEDTLRQLEVELDIHKKKPPERGTKNITLQFYKEKESHLLEEFKRYKTYVYLLRSKMIQHPEYDSSTALMETDDETEVVSVNEQNSSLPTSNRVARCRDTIFYFRKLQGSIYIRLCICKFGT, encoded by the exons ATGGCCGTCGAGATTTCGGTTACTTTGTCCCGACCGGAAATGCCTTCGGGACTGGGATTTTCTTTGCTCGGTATCGCCGACTGCCCGCCGGTCATCTACGACATCATCGAGAACACGCCAGCTGCCGAATGCGCTCAG atTGAAGTTGGTGATGTTatcataaagataaataatgaaGATGTGCAAACATGTACAATAAAAGaag TATTGAAATGCTTGAGATTAGCACAAAACCCCATTATTTTGAAACTAGTCAGAG ATCctgctattaaaaataaagtacatgATAAACTGGCTGAAGATGGAAACTCTCCTCAATTATTACTACGTGATATAGATTCCCCACCACCTCCACCACAACATCATCCACCACCATTAGAAATGGTTACtagaacaaatacaaataaaattgaagCCCCTAAATATGAAGCATTTATGATGACTGGTGAGAGAGTTAtcaaaatgtctaaaaatagtcag gtctCTTTATTACCAAAGAGGGATCGAAAAGTTGATTGTTTGGTAAAAAATGGTGGCccaaaaaaattccaaaaagtaAATTCAAATTCTGTTCCTAGTAGTCCTGTCGAAAATGATCGACCAAACATAGCAAAACCTAATTCTGGAAATACATCACCAGTTTCCCCTCCTCCTACAAATATGTCCAACTATAAACGTGGCTCTCGTTCTGAAGATCCTTTACGTTCAAATTCTGAGTACCCAATGTCTTCTACTACGAGTATTGATACTGAAGACGAAGATATTACATCTTCTTGTAACAccttattaaatactaatataaaaccaCTTGAAATGGAAGACAAAAGAGTGTTGTGGACATATAATGCTGGTCATGTTCCTGATGAAACATCAGCTTCTTGCAATTCCCTCCAAAAAGTTCTATCACCTACGTCACCAACATCCATATCCTCATCAATAATGTCATCACCTTCTGACCGGCGACGACCAGCCAAGGGATCATTCCGTGGCAACAGTCATCCAACTAGCAGTCATTCAAATATATCAAGTCCTGACTTCCAAGACACTGCAGATTCAGATTTCTTGATTAACTCACGTGAATTAGAGGTGTCAGATCCTAGTGACAGTGATTCAACTATTGTAGCAAGCGAACCAAAGATAAGAAAGCGATCTACAGAAGGACAgtacacatattatgataatcatACAGACCATCGAATTGTCATACAGGTAAAAGGTccagaaaaaacaaatttagttaaagacaatgaaaataataacagataTTACAATGACAAAGAAAATATTAGTAACAATGAACATCAAGATTTTAAA gacGAAGAAGAAGTTCAACATTTATTAGCATTAATGGAAGGTGCAGCTCAGTTGGCTAATTCTGTTACCAATAATGATGAGCACTGGACACAAAACGAAGATTTTGATTCTGATAGCTTACATAGTTTTCATTATTCGCCTAAAGCTGTGGATATGCCCTCGGCAGTAAGACTTGCCAAAcgcttattttatttagaaggATTCAAAAAAAGTGATGTATCTCGACATTtaagtaaaaa TAACGAATTCAGTAGAGCAGTTGCTGAAgaatatttgaagtattttgattttaaaggaAATTCGTTAGATTTGGCATTAAGGCATTTTTTGAAACAATTCAGTTTGACCGGAGAAACCCAAGAAAGAGAAAGAGTGTTAGTCCATTTTTCCAAACGGTTTTTGGACTGCAATCCTCAATGTTTCAACTCTcaag atgctGTTCATACATTAACTTGCGCCATTATGCTATTAAATACAGATTTACATGGCCAAATGATTGGACGTAAAATGACATGTAATGAATTTATCGAAAACCTAGCTGGTTTAAATGATAATGAACATTTTCCACGTGACGTTCTTAAATCATTGTACATGGCTATTAAGTCTAATCCTCTTGAGTGGGCAAG tgATGATGATTTGGATGAAAATCAACTAAAAAACGCAATTGCTAGTCAGCCAATTGATGGTCTTGGAAATAAAATTCCTGGCCAAATAGGCAAAAGTGGGGGAAGTTATGATGAAAATGTCATGACTCAAGCTTTAGAGTATAAAAAAGGATATGTGATGAGAAAATGTTGCATGGAAGCCAATGGAAAGAAAA CTGCAAGAGGAAAACGTAGTTGGAAAATGTACTATTGCACATTACGTGATCTAATTCTTTATTTACATAAAGATGATTCTGGATTTAGAAAATCTCAAATTAGTGATAGTATTCATAATGCAATACATATACATCATGGCCTAGCTACTAAAGCTACAGactatacaaaaaaacaacatGTGTTTAGACTTGTTACTGCTGATCAAGcagaatatttatttcaaactag tgATTCTAAGGAATTGGATTCAtggataaatacaattaattttgtatgtgCCAGTTTTTCTGCACCACGATTGCCAAGTGCTGTTGGAAATCAGAAAAAATTCCAAAGGCCATTATTACCATCAGCtccaacaaaattaaatttg cggGAACAACTTCGTGAACATGAAGATACTTTGCGACAACTAGAAGTAGAACTTGACATACATAAAAAGAAACCGCCAGAACGTGGGACTAAAAACATcacattacaattttataaagaaaaggAATCACATTTATTAGAAGAA tttaagCGTTATAAAACATATGTCTACTTGTTGAGATCTAAAATGATTCAACACCCAGAGTATGACTCAAGTACTGCGTTAATGGAGACTGATGATGAAACAGAAGTGGTATCTGTTAATGAACAAAACAGTTCATTACCTACTTCAAACAG AGTTGCCAGGTGCAgggatacaatattttattttagaaaattgcaGGGATCAATTTACATTAGGCTCTGTATATGCAAGTTTGGTACATAA